One stretch of Burkholderia oklahomensis C6786 DNA includes these proteins:
- a CDS encoding sigma-54-dependent transcriptional regulator, producing the protein MPYILIVEDDEDTRNMLSALAHTQQLSCDTAATLEEARALIATNTPDLVLCDLVLPDGNGMDLFDELPKGAHVEMVLTTGHASLETAIDALRRGATDYLVKPLNMQRLNSIFARVPRTGVLHEEIAALRSELQRLGRFGRMLGSAPVMQTMYDAISRVAGTEASVLLTGESGTGKELAAQTIHDLSLRRKGPFLAVNCGAIAANLVESEMFGHDRGSFTGADRQHKGFFERADGGTLFLDEITEMPVESQVKLLRVLETGRLTRLGSAHEIDVDVRIVAATNLDPEAAMADGKLRADLYHRINVFPIMLPPLRARGGDIPMLAEAFLRQLGEESGRKMRFSPSALAALSEYDWPGNVRELRNFVQRACIFNDGDVIDTLPPPIMEEVASEPGDGGDSVTVPFGTTLEEVDRRIILGTLAQCGGVKTHAAEVLDISLKTIYNRLAQQEEGDDKSKR; encoded by the coding sequence ATGCCCTACATTCTGATCGTCGAGGACGACGAGGACACGAGAAACATGTTGTCCGCGCTCGCCCACACTCAGCAACTCTCTTGCGATACGGCCGCCACCCTCGAGGAAGCGCGCGCGCTGATTGCGACGAATACGCCGGATCTCGTGCTGTGCGATCTCGTCTTGCCGGACGGAAACGGCATGGATCTTTTCGACGAGCTGCCGAAAGGCGCGCACGTCGAAATGGTGCTGACGACGGGACACGCGAGCCTCGAGACCGCGATCGATGCGTTGCGGCGCGGCGCGACCGACTATCTGGTGAAGCCGCTGAACATGCAGCGGCTCAACAGCATCTTCGCGCGCGTGCCGCGCACCGGTGTGCTTCATGAAGAGATCGCCGCGCTGCGCTCCGAGCTGCAGCGGCTCGGCCGCTTCGGCAGGATGCTCGGCAGCGCGCCCGTGATGCAGACGATGTACGACGCGATCAGCCGTGTCGCGGGCACCGAGGCGTCCGTGCTGCTGACGGGCGAATCGGGCACCGGCAAGGAACTCGCCGCGCAGACGATTCACGATCTGAGCCTGCGCCGCAAGGGGCCGTTTCTCGCGGTCAATTGCGGGGCGATCGCGGCGAACCTCGTCGAGAGCGAGATGTTCGGCCACGACCGCGGCAGCTTCACCGGCGCGGATCGTCAGCACAAGGGTTTCTTCGAGCGCGCCGACGGCGGCACGCTGTTTCTCGACGAGATCACCGAGATGCCGGTCGAGTCGCAGGTGAAGCTGCTGCGCGTGCTCGAGACGGGACGCTTGACGCGGCTCGGCTCCGCGCACGAGATCGACGTCGACGTGCGGATCGTCGCCGCGACGAATCTCGATCCGGAGGCCGCGATGGCGGACGGCAAGCTGCGTGCGGACCTGTATCACCGGATCAACGTGTTTCCGATCATGCTGCCGCCGCTGCGCGCGCGCGGCGGCGACATTCCGATGCTCGCCGAAGCATTCCTGCGGCAGCTCGGCGAAGAGAGCGGGCGGAAGATGCGCTTCTCGCCGTCCGCGCTCGCCGCGCTGTCCGAGTATGACTGGCCGGGCAACGTGCGGGAGCTGCGCAACTTCGTGCAGCGCGCGTGCATTTTCAACGACGGCGACGTGATCGACACGCTGCCGCCGCCGATCATGGAGGAAGTGGCGAGCGAGCCGGGCGACGGCGGCGATTCGGTCACGGTGCCGTTCGGTACGACGCTCGAGGAAGTCGACCGACGGATCATCCTCGGCACGCTCGCGCAGTGCGGCGGCGTGAAGACGCACGCGGCCGAGGTGCTCGACATCAGCCTGAAGACGATTTACAACCGGCTTGCGCAACAGGAAGAGGGCGACGACAAGTCGAAGCGATGA
- a CDS encoding sigma-54 interaction domain-containing protein, which translates to MSQPSSDGRRLQGNSCLIQALLQKVQKVAATRASVLIVGESGVGKDIVARLIHDMSPRHRGPFVPVNCGAIPHDIAESQLFGHEKGSFTGAAAQHIGFFEAARGGTIFLDEIAEMPRELQVKLLRALESNSIVRVGGSEPIALDVRIVAATHHDPAEAVREGRFREDLFYRLAVFALRVPALRHREDDIEGIAQELVDALNARHSTHKRLSGQALKTLRTYSWPGNVRELRNAIERAYILSGEQIDLLPVKRLPPRGDVRKNAMTLPLGTTLAHSQQRFIAASLKYFDGDKPRTAKALGISLKTLYNRLALMREREGEAAQH; encoded by the coding sequence ATGTCGCAACCCAGCAGTGACGGCAGGCGGCTGCAAGGCAATTCGTGTCTGATCCAGGCGCTGTTGCAGAAGGTTCAGAAAGTAGCGGCGACCCGCGCGAGCGTGCTGATCGTCGGCGAAAGCGGGGTCGGCAAAGATATCGTCGCCAGGCTCATCCATGACATGAGTCCGCGCCATCGCGGTCCGTTCGTTCCCGTCAATTGCGGCGCGATTCCGCACGACATCGCCGAATCGCAATTGTTCGGGCACGAAAAAGGCAGCTTCACCGGCGCGGCCGCGCAGCACATCGGCTTCTTCGAGGCCGCGCGCGGCGGCACGATCTTTCTCGACGAAATCGCGGAGATGCCGCGCGAGCTGCAAGTGAAGCTGCTGCGCGCGCTCGAGTCGAACAGCATCGTGCGCGTCGGCGGCAGCGAGCCGATCGCGCTCGACGTGCGCATCGTCGCCGCCACCCATCACGATCCGGCCGAAGCCGTCCGCGAAGGCCGCTTCCGCGAAGACCTGTTCTACCGGCTCGCGGTATTCGCACTGCGCGTGCCGGCGCTCCGGCATCGCGAGGACGACATCGAAGGCATCGCGCAAGAGCTCGTCGACGCGCTGAACGCGCGGCACAGCACGCACAAGCGGCTGTCGGGACAGGCGCTGAAAACGCTGCGCACCTATTCTTGGCCCGGCAACGTGCGCGAGCTGCGCAACGCGATCGAGCGCGCATACATCCTCTCCGGCGAGCAGATCGACCTGTTGCCGGTCAAGCGGCTGCCGCCGCGCGGCGACGTGCGCAAGAACGCGATGACGCTGCCGCTCGGCACGACGCTCGCGCATTCTCAGCAGCGCTTCATCGCCGCATCGCTCAAGTATTTCGACGGCGACAAGCCGCGCACCGCGAAGGCGCTCGGCATCAGCCTGAAGACGCTGTACAACCGGCTCGCGCTGATGCGCGAGCGCGAGGGAGAGGCCGCGCAACATTGA